The genomic region TGCAAATCCCAAAAAGACAATTTTCTTTATCGACCACGCCGCACCCAGTCCGAAAAAAGAATTGTCCAATGACCATAACTTTCTTCGCGATTTTGCTAAAAAAACAGGAATTCAACTCTCAGATGTCGGAGAAGGTGTTTGCCACCAGATAGTTGTTGAGGATTATCTTAATCCGGGAGACATCTTAATTGGAGCGGATTCACATACTTGCACAGGTGGTGCACTTTGTGCCTTTGCCACAGGTATGGGTTCTACGGATGTCGCAGTTGGCATTGCCCTTGGTAAAACCTGGTTTAAAGTCCCGCAGACCTTTAAAATTCAACTCGAAGGAAAATTCCCACAAGGAGTTTTTGCTAAAGATGTGATTTTATACATAATTGGGCTACTTGGGGCTGATGGAGCCACTTATAAGGCTTTAGAATTCTCAGGACAGGCTATCAAAGATATGGAGATGAACGATAGATTAACCTTAGCCAATATGGCTGTTGAGGCTGGTGCAAAAGTAGGATTAATTGCTTCGGATGAAAAAACATATAAATTTCTGAAAGAACATAATCGTGATACTGGATTTAAGGAAATTTACGCAGATGAAGATGCAAAATATGAAAAAGAGATTAAAATTGATGTCTCAACACTTAAACCAATGGTCTCTTTGCCACATACCGTAG from bacterium harbors:
- a CDS encoding 3-isopropylmalate dehydratase large subunit gives rise to the protein MGQTLAEKIISLNVGQQIKAGEFVVVNVNLCLTQDGTGPLAVRQLQKIGLEKVANPKKTIFFIDHAAPSPKKELSNDHNFLRDFAKKTGIQLSDVGEGVCHQIVVEDYLNPGDILIGADSHTCTGGALCAFATGMGSTDVAVGIALGKTWFKVPQTFKIQLEGKFPQGVFAKDVILYIIGLLGADGATYKALEFSGQAIKDMEMNDRLTLANMAVEAGAKVGLIASDEKTYKFLKEHNRDTGFKEIYADEDAKYEKEIKIDVSTLKPMVSLPHTVDNVKAVEELKDVKVNQVLIGTCTNGRIEDLRIAAKILKGKKIKSRLLITPASRKIFLQAIQEGLIETFIEAGGVINPPGCGPCVGVHQGILGDGEVCLSTQNRNFKGRMGNPEGFIYLSSPATAAASAVSGYIADPRES